A section of the Ovis canadensis isolate MfBH-ARS-UI-01 breed Bighorn chromosome 1, ARS-UI_OviCan_v2, whole genome shotgun sequence genome encodes:
- the LRRC39 gene encoding leucine-rich repeat-containing protein 39 isoform X1, with the protein MSENVVSTGAVNAVKEVWEKRIKKLNEDLKREKEFQQKLVRIWEERVCLTKLREKVTKEDGRVILKIEKEEWKTLPSSLLKLNQLQEWQLHRIGLLKIPEFIGRFQNLIVLDLSRNTISEIPRGIGLLTRLQELILSYNRIKTVPMELSYCASLEKLELAVNRDISDLPQELSNLLKLTHLDLSMNLFTTIPPAVLNMPALEWLDMGSNRLKQLPDTIERMQNLHTLWLQRNEITCLPETISSMKNLSTLVLSNNKLQDIPVRMEEMTNLRFVNFRDNPLKLEVTLPPSENTDEEEERELFGLQFMHTYIQESRRAGNQVNCSTTSPNSIDADG; encoded by the exons ATGTCAGAAAATGTGGTTAGTACTGGGGCTGTCAATGCTGTAAAGGAAGtttgggaaaaaagaataaagaaactcAATGAAGACCTGAAGCGAGAGAAGGAATTCCAACAAAA GCTGGTGCGAATCTGGGAAGAACGAGTATGCTTAACCAAGCTAAGAGAAAAGGTCACCAAGGAAGATGGGAGAGTcattttaaagatagaaaaagaGGAATGGAAG ACTCTCCCTTCTTCTCTACTAAAACTGAACCAGCTACAGGAATGGCAACTTCATAGAATTGGCTTGCTGAAAATTCCTGAATTCATTGGAAGGTTCCAGAACCTTATTGTGTTAGATTTATCTCGAAACACAATTTCTGAGATACCTCGAGGAATTG GACTGCTCACTAGACTTCAGGAACTGATTCTTAGCTACAATAGAATAAAAACTGTCCCCATGGAACTAAGTTACTGTGCCAGCTTGGAGAAACTTGAACTTGCTGTTAACAGAGACATAAGTGATCTTCCACAAGAG CTCAGCAATTTGTTAAAGCTTACTCACCTTGATTTGAGTATGAACCTCTTTACTACAATCCCTCCTGCTGTGTTGAACATGCCTGCTCTTGAGTGGCTTGATATGGGAAGCAACAGACTCAAACAACTTCCTGATACTATAGAAag AATGCAAAATCTACATACATTATGGTTGCAACGGAATGAAATAACATGTTTGCCAGAAACAATCAGCAGTATGAAAAATCTGAGTACTCTTGTTCTCAGCAACAATAAACTGCAAGATATTCCAGTGCGTATGGAAGAGATGACCAATCTAAG GTTTGTCAACTTCCGAGACAACCCATTGAAATTGGAAGTAACACTTCCTCCCAGTGAAAACACAGATGAGGAAGAGGAACGGGAATTATTTGGCCTTCAgttcatgcacacatacatacaggaGTCACGGAGAGCAG
- the LRRC39 gene encoding leucine-rich repeat-containing protein 39 isoform X2, which translates to MWLVRIWEERVCLTKLREKVTKEDGRVILKIEKEEWKTLPSSLLKLNQLQEWQLHRIGLLKIPEFIGRFQNLIVLDLSRNTISEIPRGIGLLTRLQELILSYNRIKTVPMELSYCASLEKLELAVNRDISDLPQELSNLLKLTHLDLSMNLFTTIPPAVLNMPALEWLDMGSNRLKQLPDTIERMQNLHTLWLQRNEITCLPETISSMKNLSTLVLSNNKLQDIPVRMEEMTNLRFVNFRDNPLKLEVTLPPSENTDEEEERELFGLQFMHTYIQESRRAGNQVNCSTTSPNSIDADG; encoded by the exons ATGTG GCTGGTGCGAATCTGGGAAGAACGAGTATGCTTAACCAAGCTAAGAGAAAAGGTCACCAAGGAAGATGGGAGAGTcattttaaagatagaaaaagaGGAATGGAAG ACTCTCCCTTCTTCTCTACTAAAACTGAACCAGCTACAGGAATGGCAACTTCATAGAATTGGCTTGCTGAAAATTCCTGAATTCATTGGAAGGTTCCAGAACCTTATTGTGTTAGATTTATCTCGAAACACAATTTCTGAGATACCTCGAGGAATTG GACTGCTCACTAGACTTCAGGAACTGATTCTTAGCTACAATAGAATAAAAACTGTCCCCATGGAACTAAGTTACTGTGCCAGCTTGGAGAAACTTGAACTTGCTGTTAACAGAGACATAAGTGATCTTCCACAAGAG CTCAGCAATTTGTTAAAGCTTACTCACCTTGATTTGAGTATGAACCTCTTTACTACAATCCCTCCTGCTGTGTTGAACATGCCTGCTCTTGAGTGGCTTGATATGGGAAGCAACAGACTCAAACAACTTCCTGATACTATAGAAag AATGCAAAATCTACATACATTATGGTTGCAACGGAATGAAATAACATGTTTGCCAGAAACAATCAGCAGTATGAAAAATCTGAGTACTCTTGTTCTCAGCAACAATAAACTGCAAGATATTCCAGTGCGTATGGAAGAGATGACCAATCTAAG GTTTGTCAACTTCCGAGACAACCCATTGAAATTGGAAGTAACACTTCCTCCCAGTGAAAACACAGATGAGGAAGAGGAACGGGAATTATTTGGCCTTCAgttcatgcacacatacatacaggaGTCACGGAGAGCAG